From the Yoonia rosea genome, the window CAAGCTAAAGGACCAGCAAATGGCCACTGCAACATCAACGCCCCGCACAGCAGCACCAACACCACCGGCACCGCAGCAACAGGGCAAACCGACAGCGCCCGTCTATACCGATTACGCGAGTATCTAGCCGTTCACGCGCGCCAATGGCCGGTGAGGCCACGCCCGGACCGATCGCCCTCCCCGATCAGCCGTCCGGAACCTCACTGGCCCTTTTTTCGCAGCCTCGCTAATATCCGGGGATGGCGGAACTGACTTCCATCAAGAATATCGGACCGGCGTTTGCAGCGTCTTTGAAAGCTGTGGGGATAACCACAGCCGAAGAACTGCGCGCGCTTGGCGCAGATGCGGCTTATGCAAAGATGCTGGAAGGCGGCACCCGCCCCCATTTCATCGGCTATTACGTGCTGCATATGGCGCTGCAAGGGCGGCCGTGGAATGACTGCAAGGGCGAAGAGAAAAAGGCGCTGCGTAAGCAGTTTGACCAGATCAAAGCGGGCAGCTTTGATCAGGACCGCTCGGAACTGGAGCGCATCCTGAACCAAATCGGCGTTGTGCCAACAGTGCGTGAATAACGAATCATGCCATGCCTCCCGCGCCGCTCATCGATACAATCGCACCGAAAACGCGCCATTGTATCCATGCTGAAGGCTAACATAGTGCGTTCGGGGCATGATTTAGACGATTTCACACACTAGCACTCGTCGCCAACGTGTCGCTCCTTGATTCTCGCATGATATGATGTTGTGTATTAACATCGAGTTAACGCGTATGTGAGTGAGCCGAGCAAATGACACGATTTCCGGAAGAAGCACATTTAGCGTGCAAGCCTGCAGGCAAATCAGCCAGATCTGGTGGCTTTTCCTTTATAAAGTCGTTCCGTGAAGACGAGCGCGGCGTCGTCTCTATTGATTTCGTGGTTGTGGCCGCGTTGGCGACCATGCTTGGTATCAGCATTTCTGTTGCGATCACGAACGGCGTAACAGAATTTGCGTCAACAATGGAAGATGCACTGAGCGCAACGCCCCAAGCCCCAGGTAACGGTGGCGGCAACGGCGGTAATGGCGGCGGCAACGGTGGGAACGGCGGCGGCAACGGCGGTAATGGCGGCGGCAACGGCGGTAATGGTGGCGGCAACGGCGGTAATGGCGGCGGCAACGGCGGTAACGGTGGCGGCAACGGGAACGGAAACAGCAACGGGAACGGCAACAGCAATGGTGGCGGGAACAACAGCAACGGAAACGGTAACAGCAGTGGTGGTGGCGGCGGGAATAGCTAGGCTGCTTTGCTAGTTAACAGCGCTCAACCAAAAAATATGATGCGCTGCCACAAGCCTTTCTGACGCTACCGACGCTGCGATTTTGTCCCTTAGCCTCATCGATTTACAAAATCTCAGACATGAAAAAGCCGCCAGCGCCAATCAGGCACGGGCGGCTTTCACATTTTGGGACAGGCAGGATGGAACCCGCCCGCCATCAATTAGCCAACCAGTTCAAGACCGGAGAAAAAGAAAGCAATTTCTTCTGCGGCAGTTTCCGGCGCGTCGGAGCCGTGAACCGAGTTCTCACCGATGGAGAGCGCGAATTCCTTGCGGATCGTGCCAGGTGCTGCGTCTGCTGGGTTTGTGGCACCCATGACTTCACGGTTCTTTGCAATCGCGTCTTCGCCTTCCAGAACCTGCACAACGATCGGCTCGGAGATCATGAATTCGCACAGTTCGTCAAAGAATGGGCGCGCGGCATGTACACCGTAGAACTGCTGCGCTTGTGCCAGTGTCAGCTGGATGCGCTTGGATGCGACGATGCGCAGGCCTGCTTCTTCGAATTTCGCGGTGATTGCGCCGGTCAGGTTACGCTTGGTCGCGTCTGGTTTGATGATGGAAAAAGTACGCTGGATAGCCATGTGAGCCTCTTGATGATTTACAAGGCGAATGCCTCGATGAAATGATGGCTGCGCCCTATCACGCGCATCTGTCCGTGAAAAGGCGTGAATTGCGCGCCCCTAGGCGGGGCGTGGTTTGCGCAGCGGCAAAAACTCCAGCACACCCGCGATCAAGACCAAACTGCCGCCGATCCATTCGCCAGGCGACAAGACCTCACCGGCGATCACCGATGCTGACACAACACTGACCAGCACCTCCGAGAACATCAAGATGCCCACGCGCGCGGGCTCCAGCTTTGTCGTGGCCCAGAGCAGGCCCACGATCGACAGCGCCCACCACAGGATGGCACTCAACACCACCCAAAAGGCAACAGCACCGGGCTGTGGCAGTGCCGCGATATCCGGCAAAGGGGCCACAAGCGGCGCCAGAATCAGCCCGCCCCCCAAGGCACCTACGGCAAACAGGAACGTGCTTTCCGCTGGCCCCGCCGTCGCCTTGACCTTGATCCCGATCGAGGCCACGGCCCAGCAAACCCCGCTTGTGAGGCCAAGCCATTCGCCAAGCCCGCGGGGCACCGGCAATTCACCATCTCCGCCCAACATCAGCACCAGCCCCGCGACCCCCGCCAGAAGCGCGGCAATGCGCGGTCCCGTGATCGGCCACCCCATCAGGTAGCGCCCGATCAGCGTGCTCCAGATCGGGGTGAGATAGAACAGGATCACAATGATCGCCACGCGCCCGTACAGCAGGCCCAGCGAGTAAAACATCAGGGAACAGCCACCGAGGATCAGCGAGGCCACAGCCATCGGATGTGAGCGGCGCAACGCGTGCCGGCCCCGCCACCCCCACGGGGCCAGCACCGTGACAGCGATGACCATAATGGCCACCGTCCCCCATGGCCCCGTCAGCCCCAGCGCATCAATCTGGCGCAACGGCAGCCAGTAAAAGCCCCAAAGCATGCCAAACCCGACGATGGTCAGACTGGCCAGAAAGATCGTGCGCGGCGTCTCCATACCCATCGCTTAGCAACCCACCTCTCATGGCACCAGCCACAACAATCGTAGGGCAGCAGAAAACGGGTGATTGACCCCGCCCAGACGATCAATCATAGCGCGCATATGCTCAAGATTTCAGATATCACTTATTCCGTCGAAGGCCGCACACTGGTCGAACACGCAACCGTCACCATCCCTGCCGGCCATAAGGTCGGGCTTGTGGGGCGCAATGGCTCGGGCAAGACCACGCTGTTTCGGGTGATCCGCGGCGAAATGGTACTTGATACCGGCAGTGTCAGCATTCCCAAAGGCTGGAAGATTGGCGGCGTCAGCCAGGAAGTGCCCGGTAACGAGGTATCTTTGATCAACACCGTATTGCGCGCTGATACCGAACGCGAGGCGCTTTTGGCCGAGGCCGAGACCGCCACAGACCCCGCCCGCATTGCCGAGGTGCAGACACGTCTGGCCGATATCGAGGCATGGTCCGCCGAGGCGCGCGCCGCCACCATCCTGCGGGGTCTTGGCTTTACGCATGAAGAACAACAGATGCCCTGTTCCGCTTTTTCAGGCGGGTGGCGGATGCGTGTAGCATTGGCCGCAGTGCTGTTCTCCGAACCCGATCTGTTGCTCTTGGACGAACCGACAAACTATCTCGACCTCGAAGGCGCGCTCTGGCTCGAGGCCTATCTGGTCAAATACCCCCATACCGTGCTGATCGTCAGCCACGACCGTGAACTTCTCAACCGCTCCGTGGGCGGCATCCTGCACCTCGAAGACAAGGGGCTGATCTATTACACCGGCCCCTATGACACCTTCGCACGCCAACGCGCCGCCAACCGCGCGGTGCAGGCAGCAGCGGCCAAAAAACAGGACGCACAGCGCGCGCATTTGCAGGCCTTTGTTGACCGTTTCAAGGCGAAAGCCTCAAAGGCCAAACAGGCGCAAAGCCGCGTGAAAATGCTGGAAAAGATGGAAACGATCCGCGCGCCCGAAGATGCGGCGCGCACGGTCTTTACCTTTCCCGAGCCTGAAGAACTCTCGCCCCCGATCATCGCGACCGAAGGAGCGGCTGTGGGTTACGGCAACACCATTGTGCTGCATGATCTGAACCTGCGGATCGACCAGGACGACCGGATCGCACTGTTGGGCCGCAATGGTGAGGGCAAATCGACCCTGTCGAAAATGCTCTCGGACCGTCTGCCGCTGGCGCGCGGGAAAATGGTGACCTCGAACAAGTTGCGCATCGGCTTTTTCGCGCAGCATCAGGTGGATGAGCTGCGGATCGAAGAAACCCCGCTCGACCACCTGTTCCGCGAACGCCCCAATGAAGGCCAGGCCAAATTGCGTGCGCGCCTTGCGGGTTTCGGCCTTGGTGCGGATCAGGCCGATACCGAGGTAGGCCGCCTGTCCGGTGGGCAAAAGGCACGTCTGTCGCTGCTTTTGGCCACCCTGCCCGCGCCGCATCTTCTGATCCTCGACGAGCCGACCAACCACCTTGATATCGAAAGTCGCGAAGCGCTGGTCGAAGCACTGACCGCCTATTCCGGTGCGGTGATCCTTGTCAGCCACGACATGCACCTTTTGTCCATGGTGGCCGACCGTCTGTGGCTTGTTAAAGACGGCCATGTCACATCTTACGATGACGACCTGAACGCCTATCGTAAAATGCTGCTGACGCCGGAAAAGCCCCGCGAAAAGGAAAAACCCGCCCCTGTCAAAGCGCCGAAACCCTCGCGCGAAGCGATTGCCGCGTTGCGCAAAGAGGTGCGCAACAACGAAGAGCGGGTCAAGAAAATCAACGAGATGCGTGACAAACTTGCCAAGAAACTGGCCGATCCCGTCCTTTACGAGGATGGCAAGGCGGGCGAGCTTGCCACATGGAACAAGAAATACGCCGAAGTGATGGACGGTCTGGACCGCGCAGAGGCCATGTGGATGGCATCGCTCGAGAAACTCGAAAAAGCCGAAAAAAGCTGATCCCGGACTTTCTGCGTCCCCTCAAACTTCCGCCGGAGGCAATCCTGCCCTTGCCACCGCGCGGCCCCATCTGGC encodes:
- a CDS encoding ABC-F family ATP-binding cassette domain-containing protein, whose translation is MLKISDITYSVEGRTLVEHATVTIPAGHKVGLVGRNGSGKTTLFRVIRGEMVLDTGSVSIPKGWKIGGVSQEVPGNEVSLINTVLRADTEREALLAEAETATDPARIAEVQTRLADIEAWSAEARAATILRGLGFTHEEQQMPCSAFSGGWRMRVALAAVLFSEPDLLLLDEPTNYLDLEGALWLEAYLVKYPHTVLIVSHDRELLNRSVGGILHLEDKGLIYYTGPYDTFARQRAANRAVQAAAAKKQDAQRAHLQAFVDRFKAKASKAKQAQSRVKMLEKMETIRAPEDAARTVFTFPEPEELSPPIIATEGAAVGYGNTIVLHDLNLRIDQDDRIALLGRNGEGKSTLSKMLSDRLPLARGKMVTSNKLRIGFFAQHQVDELRIEETPLDHLFRERPNEGQAKLRARLAGFGLGADQADTEVGRLSGGQKARLSLLLATLPAPHLLILDEPTNHLDIESREALVEALTAYSGAVILVSHDMHLLSMVADRLWLVKDGHVTSYDDDLNAYRKMLLTPEKPREKEKPAPVKAPKPSREAIAALRKEVRNNEERVKKINEMRDKLAKKLADPVLYEDGKAGELATWNKKYAEVMDGLDRAEAMWMASLEKLEKAEKS
- the ndk gene encoding nucleoside-diphosphate kinase, whose protein sequence is MAIQRTFSIIKPDATKRNLTGAITAKFEEAGLRIVASKRIQLTLAQAQQFYGVHAARPFFDELCEFMISEPIVVQVLEGEDAIAKNREVMGATNPADAAPGTIRKEFALSIGENSVHGSDAPETAAEEIAFFFSGLELVG
- a CDS encoding TfoX/Sxy family protein, which produces MAELTSIKNIGPAFAASLKAVGITTAEELRALGADAAYAKMLEGGTRPHFIGYYVLHMALQGRPWNDCKGEEKKALRKQFDQIKAGSFDQDRSELERILNQIGVVPTVRE
- a CDS encoding DMT family transporter, which encodes METPRTIFLASLTIVGFGMLWGFYWLPLRQIDALGLTGPWGTVAIMVIAVTVLAPWGWRGRHALRRSHPMAVASLILGGCSLMFYSLGLLYGRVAIIVILFYLTPIWSTLIGRYLMGWPITGPRIAALLAGVAGLVLMLGGDGELPVPRGLGEWLGLTSGVCWAVASIGIKVKATAGPAESTFLFAVGALGGGLILAPLVAPLPDIAALPQPGAVAFWVVLSAILWWALSIVGLLWATTKLEPARVGILMFSEVLVSVVSASVIAGEVLSPGEWIGGSLVLIAGVLEFLPLRKPRPA